The Huiozyma naganishii CBS 8797 chromosome 3, complete genome genome contains a region encoding:
- the NRP1 gene encoding Nrp1p (similar to Saccharomyces cerevisiae NRP1 (YDL167C); ancestral locus Anc_7.349): MFYVLIELQSEQPRDSLKDQTKLKRLDYQIIDADSLEKRKINGNEIRQLAVEGSNLQDTVLLFEKEINSVINGEEFVLCSMFSTWELRVVLPREANDEQVELPTILKYPIVLDLWKEFDRWCTNHPDALQSVKGYNRKCKNLPMVHQVLGVEQRLNESVNANGYTRKEVGITSDILLQLHKKCSSDDDTNTVLTQPYNSKLDYETFTEEQSTVLYLNNLPPDTTQGELETWFGQFGSRPVSFWTFKNIVEDTSNINNNWNLNNSYYVEEQDSVSGFATFQTFEEAFNALKLSGRSILSNVANTKQPRIVEHVVEIHPSSARILHSSEEILSAFPQSKNKPRPGDWNCPSCGFSNFQRRTACFRCSFPVPSAVQNSTGFNVESTANTNGHYNGGNNNFQQNASSFGLNSTAQKNNITRLNSGSIHQQTNNSNNNGNGNVMTTIPFRAGDWKCAACAYHNFAKNIICLRCSGPKTSHPHNLRSHSNYGQEANTNGIFLNSLNFNANSKSYDPTRNGKFSELTNHYLTNRISNGGNNSIKD; the protein is encoded by the coding sequence ATGTTCTACGTGCTTATAGAGTTACAGAGCGAGCAACCGCGCGACTCATTAAAAGATCAAaccaaattgaaaagacTGGATTATCAGATCATCGATGCGGATAGTTTGGAAAAACGGAAGATTAATGGCAATGAAATAAGGCAATTGGCAGTGGAGGGTTCCAACTTACAAGACACAGTACTgctctttgaaaaggaaatcAACTCTGTTATTAACGGAGAAGAATTTGTACTGTGCTCCATGTTTTCGACATGGGAACTGCGAGTTGTATTACCACGAGAGGCTAACGATGAACAAGTGGAACTACCTACGATTTTGAAGTACCCCATCGTGCTCGACTTATGGAAGGAGTTTGACAGGTGGTGTACCAACCACCCAGACGCGTTACAATCGGTCAAAGGATACAACAGGAAATGTAAGAATTTACCAATGGTCCATCAGGTGCTCGGTGTCGAACAGCGGCTAAATGAAAGTGTCAACGCCAACGGATATACGAGGAAAGAAGTAGGCATTACGTCAGATATCCTTTTACAACTGCATAAAAAATGTTCATCTGACGACGATACAAATACCGTCCTGACGCAACCTTACAATTCCAAATTGGATTACGAAACTTTTACTGAAGAACAATCTACTGTTTTGTACCTGAACAACCTACCGCCAGATACCACACAAGGTGAATTGGAAACGTGGTTTGGCCAATTCGGATCTAGACCTGTAAGTTTCTGGACCTTCAAGAATATAGTGGAGGATACGTCGAACATCAATAACAACTGGAATCTGAACAACAGTTATTACGTTGAGGAGCAAGACAGTGTATCGGGCTTTGCAACTTTCCAAACGTTTGAGGAAGCTTTTAATGCTTTGAAGCTCAGTGGGCGGTCAATACTATCTAACGTTGCAAATACAAAACAACCAAGGATTGTCGAGCACGTAGTGGAAATTCACCCCTCCTCCGCAAGGATTTTGCATTCGAGTGAAGAAATCCTATCTGCATTCCCACAAAGTAAAAACAAGCCTAGACCTGGTGATTGGAACTGCCCATCATGCGggttttcaaattttcaaagaaggaCTGCTTGCTTCAGGTGTTCCTTCCCTGTACCATCGGCCGTGCAGAATTCGACCGGTTTTAATGTCGAATCAACAGCAAATACTAACGGGCATTATAATGGTGGCAATAATAACTTTCAACAAAACGCTTCCTCCTTCGGGCTCAACAGCACagcacaaaaaaataacatCACGAGACTGAACAGTGGCTCTATTCATCAACAAACAAATAATAGCAATAACAATGGGAACGGGAATGTGATGACTACCATACCATTTCGTGCCGGTGATTGGAAATGTGCCGCGTGTGCATACCATAACTTTGCCAAAAACATTATATGTTTGCGTTGCAGCGGTCCAAAGACTTCTCATCCACATAACTTGAGAAGTCATAGTAATTACGGTCAGGAAGCTAATACAAACGGCATCTTTTTAAACAGTTTGAACTTTAATGCTAACAGTAAAAGCTATGACCCAACTAGAAATGGGAAGTTCTCTGAACTGACAAATCATTACTTGACCAATCGCATCAGTAACGGAGGTAACAACTCTATTAAAGATTAA
- the SFA1 gene encoding bifunctional alcohol dehydrogenase/S-(hydroxymethyl)glutathione dehydrogenase (similar to Saccharomyces cerevisiae SFA1 (YDL168W); ancestral locus Anc_7.350), producing MANTEGQTITCTAAVAYAAGKPLTVEQITVEAPTGARGAYQDHQHCYLPHGCVHSVWFGSEVRCVSLCFGARGAGVVESVGPDVTSVKVGDHVIALYTAECKECKMCKSGKTNLCSAVRATQGKGVMPDGTSRFRNSKGEPLLHFMGCSTFAEYTVVADVSVVAIDRDAPLEKVCLLGCGVTTGYGAALKTANVQKGDTVAVFGAGTIGLSVVQGAKAREASKIIVVDINDTKKKFAFDFGATDFVNPKTDLKDGQTIVEKLVEMTDGGLDFTFDGTGNVQVMRDALEACHKGWGQSIIIGVAAAGKEISTRPFQLVTGRVWKGSAFGGVKGRSEMGSLIEDYNKGNLKIDEFITNKRPFKEINEGFEDLHHGDCLRTVLNY from the coding sequence ATGGCTAACACTGAGGGACAGACGATTACATgcactgctgctgtggcGTACGCCGCTGGGAAACCGTTGACGGTGGAGCAGATTACCGTGGAGGCACCGACGGGCGCACGAGGTGCGTATCAAGATCACCAACACTGCTATTTGCCACACGGATGCGTACACTCTGTCTGGTTTGGATCCGAGGTAAGGTGCGTTTCCTTGTGTTTTGGGGCACGAGGGGCCGGGGTTGTTGAGTCTGTGGGTCCCGATGTGACCAGCGTGAAAGTCGGGGACCACGTCATTGCTCTGTACACTGCTGAGTGTAAGGAGTGTAAGATGTGTAAATCTGGTAAGACTAACCTTTGTAGCGCTGTGAGGGCTACGCAGGGGAAGGGTGTCATGCCCGACGGGACTTCGCGGTTTCGTAACTCTAAGGGCGAACCTTTGTTGCATTTCATGGGGTGTTCTACGTTCGCTGAATACACTGTGGTTGCGGATGTCTCTGTTGTGGCCATTGATCGTGATGCTCCGCTAGAGAAAGTGTGTCTTTTGGGGTGCGGTGTCACCACTGGGTACGGTGCTGCTCTGAAGACTGCCAACGTCCAAAAGGGCGACACTGTCGCTGTCTTTGGTGCTGGTACCATTGGACTGTCAGTGGTGCAAGGTGCCAAAGCGAGAGAAGCGTCAAAGATTATCGTTGTTGATATCAATGacacaaagaagaaattcgCATTCGATTTCGGTGCCACTGACTTCGTCAACCCAAAGACAGATTTGAAGGACGGTCAAACCATTGTGGAGAAGCTGGTGGAAATGACCGATGGTGGTCTGGACTTTACCTTCGATGGGACCGGTAACGTCCAGGTCATGAGAGATGCATTAGAGGCTTGCCATAAAGGTTGGGGGCAATCCATTATCATCGGTGTTGCCGCAGCAGGGAAGGAAATCTCCACAAGACCATTCCAACTTGTCACCGGTAGAGTGTGGAAGGGTTCCGCGTTTGGTGGCGTCAAGGGTAGATCCGAGATGGGCAGTTTGATTGAAGATTACAACAAGGGCAATCTCAAGATCGATGAGTTCATTACAAATAAGAGACCTTTTAAGGAAATCAACGAAGGTTTTGAAGACCTTCATCATGGTGATTGTCTAAGAACTGTTCTTAACTATTAG
- the ENT1 gene encoding epsin (similar to Saccharomyces cerevisiae ENT1 (YDL161W) and ENT2 (YLR206W); ancestral locus Anc_7.342), which yields MLRSAKNIVKGYSDTEVLVRDATANNSTNPSRELLDDLADKSYNSVEFFEILDMLDKRINDKGKYWRHVAKALTVLDYLVRFGSENCVIWCQENLYIIKTLREFSHEDAGGEDEGKIIRVKAKELTSLLMDEERLKEERAMNIRRRGGPKRRSGGSRERNNRSDEDLQRAIEESKRTAEEEERRRRNGASSEADRQAALQLSREEEDLRRLQEQARLAQQQQQQQQQQPMYYDVFGNPITPEEYLQFQQQQALLAQQQQQQAALEQQYWAQQQQNMLAQQQQQQQPLYGIQQQTLPTGSNNPFALNNATQPSAPASTTAARPAAIETPATQTKPLTQTRSGNQAISDKYSALNNLLASGTGIDTFGNTGEQRIPAQHTQTGTFINSQGTGYRQVNNDDKPNPFLNGQYTGLPSTNIVPTQTGFGFGNQANSSGTNNNNNNNGTLVDL from the coding sequence ATGCTGCGCTCTGCGAAGAATATCGTGAAAGGGTACTCCGATACGGAGGTGTTGGTGCGTGATGCCACTGCTAACAATTCGACGAACCCGAGTAGGGAGCTTTTGGACGATTTGGCGGACAAATCTTATAATTCTGTCGAGTTTTTCGAGATTCTGGATATGCTCGACAAGCGTATCAATGACAAGGGGAAGTACTGGAGACATGTTGCCAAAGCGCTTACAGTTTTAGATTACCTTGTCCGGTTTGGGTCCGAAAACTGTGTCATTTGGTGCCAGGAGAATCTGTACATTATAAAGACTTTGAGAGAGTTTTCCCACGAGGATGCTGGGGGAGAGGACGAAGGTAAGATTATTAGAGTGAAAGCTAAAGAATTGACATCGCTTTTGATGGATGAGGAGAGGTTGAAGGAGGAACGGGCTATGAACATAAGACGTCGTGGCGGGCCCAAGAGGCGTAGCGGTGGGTCCAGGGAGAGGAATAACCGCAGTGACGAAGATCTACAACGAGCAATCGAAGAATCCAAGAGGACAgcggaggaggaagagagGCGCAGACGGAATGGCGCAAGTAGTGAAGCAGACCGCCAAGCGGCACTGCAGCTCAGTagagaggaggaagatctTAGAAGGCTACAGGAACAAGCGCGTCTTGcccaacagcaacaacaacagcaacaacaacaaccgATGTATTACGATGTGTTTGGTAATCCGATCACACCGGAAGAATATCTacagtttcaacagcagcaagcATTATTGgcgcaacagcaacaacaacaggcGGCTCTAGAACAGCAGTACTGGgcgcagcagcaacagaatATGCTAGctcagcaacaacaacagcaacaaccatTATATGGAATACAGCAGCAAACTCTACCCACAGGATCAAATAATCCGTTTGCGTTAAATAATGCAACACAACCAAGTGCACCTGCGAGTACGACTGCGGCACGCCCTGCTGCAATTGAAACCCCCGCTACACAGACAAAGCCGTTGACCCAGACAAGATCGGGCAATCAAGCCATATCAGACAAATATAGTGCGCTGAACAACCTACTGGCGTCAGGTACAGGTATTGACACGTTTGGTAATACGGGGGAACAAAGAATCCCGGCACAACACACGCAGACTGGTACGTTCATAAACTCGCAAGGTACAGGCTACAGACAAGTTAACAACGATGACAAGCCTAATCCGTTTTTGAACGGGCAGTACACTGGGCTACCAAGCACCAACATCGTGCCTACGCAGACCGGGTTTGGATTTGGTAACCAAGCCAATTCGAGCGGTACCaataacaataacaacaataacGGGACATTAGTTGATCTGTAA
- the MHF2 gene encoding Mhf2p (similar to Saccharomyces cerevisiae YDL160C-A; ancestral locus Anc_7.341), protein MSAPGSIQISRETLSRILTQSFKNKSTTIDDQALTSVQKYVETYVQEIILRSLENKDLGVNPAELTERDIERILGLLLLDMP, encoded by the coding sequence ATGTCCGCTCCAGGAAGTATACAGATATCCAGAGAAACTCTATCTAGAATCTTAACTCAgtcattcaaaaacaagTCCACAACCATAGACGACCAAGCATTGACATCCGTCCAAAAGTATGTGGAGACTTATGTACAGGAGATAATACTCAGGTCCTTAGAGAATAAAGACTTAGGTGTTAACCCTGCTGAACTTACAGAAAGGGACATAGAAAGAATTCTTGGCCTGCTTCTGCTCGATATGCCATGA
- the DHH1 gene encoding DExD/H-box ATP-dependent RNA helicase DHH1 (similar to Saccharomyces cerevisiae DHH1 (YDL160C); ancestral locus Anc_7.336) has protein sequence MPSTMENQDWKSQLNIPKKDSRPQTDDVLKTKGNTFEDFYLKRELLMGIFEAGFEKPSPIQEEAIPVAITGRDILARAKNGTGKTAAFVIPTLEKVKPKLNKIQALIMVPTRELALQTSQVVRSLGKHCGVSCMVTTGGTNLRDDILRLNDTIHILVGTPGRVLDLASRKIADLSECGLFVMDEADKMLSRDFKTIIEQILAFLPKNHQSLLFSATFPLTVKEFMEKHLNKPYEINLMEELTLKGITQYYAFVEERQKLHCLNTLFSKLQINQAIIFCNSTNRVELLAKKITDLGYSCYYSHARMKQQERNRVFHEFRQGKVRTLVCSDLLTRGIDIQAVNVVINFDFPKTAETYLHRIGRSGRFGHLGLAINLINWNDRFNLYKIEQELGTEIAAIPSTIDKSLYVADDATNVPVPFPIEQQNLAHQNGQNSQQQTATSMANIQIPPQQNHPQFAAQFNVPPQQQQLQQQQLLQHQQLQQQQQLQQQQPNVYQGLPPSTHQMGYPPMQQPQF, from the coding sequence ATGCCGAGTACAATGGAAAACCAAGATTGGAAATCGCAGTTGAACATTCCTAAAAAGGACAGCAGACCTCAGACAGACGATGTGTTGAAGACAAAGGGAaacacttttgaagatttctATCTGAAGAGAGAGCTGCTAATGGGTATTTTTGAAGCCGGGTTTGAAAAACCGTCTCCTATTCAAGAGGAGGCCATTCCAGTGGCAATCACAGGTAGAGATATCTTGGCCAGAGCGAAAAATGGTACTGGTAAGACGGCAGCTTTTGTGATTCCCACTTTGGAGAAGGTGAAACCTAAGCTGAATAAGATTCAGGCCTTAATCATGGTCCCCACTAGGGAGTTGGCTTTGCAAACTTCTCAAGTGGTTAGATCGCTAGGAAAGCACTGTGGTGTCTCGTGTATGGTTACCACAGGTGGTACCAATTTGAGAGATGATATTTTGAGACTAAATGACACCATACACATTCTTGTTGGTACTCCTGGTAGAGTACTAGATCTTGCCTCTCGGAAGATTGCCGATCTGTCTGAATGTGGCCTTTTTGTCATGGACGAAGCCGACAAAATGCTGTCGCGCGACTTCAAAACCATTATTGAACAAATACTAGCCTTCCTACCCAAGAATCACCAATCCCTACTATTTTCCGCCACATTCCCTCTAACTGTGAAAGAATTCATGGAAAAACACTTAAATAAACCATACGAGATTAACCTGATGGAAGAGTTGACTTTGAAAGGTATTACACAGTATTACGCATTTGTTGAGGAGAGACAGAAATTACACTGTTTAAATACACTATTCTCCAAACTACAAATTAATCAAGCCATCATTTTCTGTAACTCCACCAATAGAGTTGAACTGCTTGCCAAGAAGATTACAGATCTTGGTTACTCCTGTTACTATTCTCACGCGAGAATGAAGCAGCAAGAAAGAAATAGGGTATTCCACGAGTTCCGTCAAGGTAAGGTCAGAACATTGGTATGCTCTGACTTGTTGACTCGTGGTATTGATATCCAAGCTGTCAATGTTGTTATAAACTTCGATTTCCCAAAGACTGCAGAAACGTACTTGCATAGAATTGGTAGATCTGGGAGATTTGGCCATCTAGGTTTGGCCATCAACTTGATCAATTGGAATGACCGTTTCAACCTGTACAAGATCGAGCAAGAACTGGGTACCGAAATTGCTGCCATCCCTTCGACCATAGACAAGTCATTATATGTTGCTGATGACGCCACCAATGTACCTGTGCCATTCCCAATAGAACAACAGAACCTTGCACACCAGAATGGTCAGAACTcccaacaacaaacagcaaccaGTATGGCCAACATCCAAATACCTCCACAGCAGAACCATCCACAATTTGCAGCGCAATTCAACGTTCCAcctcaacaacaacaactacaacagcaacaactacTACAGCACCAAcaattacaacaacaacaacaactgcagcaacagcaacctAATGTTTACCAAGGACTGCCACCTTCAACTCATCAGATGGGTTATCCACCAATGCAACAACCTCAGTTCTAA
- the STE7 gene encoding mitogen-activated protein kinase kinase STE7 (similar to Saccharomyces cerevisiae STE7 (YDL159W); ancestral locus Anc_7.335), which yields MELYASPFPAKSLQRKNLKHLTLRNSNSIEVNDDAASSKLPSLHNRGSLKENRKSIPSSVSGTSSVNTSAALIPSPVDEAGIGQFSRFNRNFKKKLTLNITVPEPNSSVASPSGKLNSNNSKTTRDNCIRVSASERETLFNQDCPYQLQDLVQLGKIGAGNSGTVLKVLHVPTTKVLSKKSIVIEKNNEVIKNQLLSELSIMKTIKPHPNIVNFYGAMINHTINDEIIILMEYMDCSSFDKILSVYKSFQSRKMENGLQEGVEHKQLTWFNNPLVLSKISFGVLSGLAYLYENYKIIHRDIKPSNVLLNSKGYVKICDFGVSKKMINSIADTFVGTSTYMSPERIQGNVYSTKGDVWSLGLMIIELVTGEFSLGGHDDTPDGILDLLQRIVNEKAPSLPIEEFDFPPDLVNFVSRCCVKDAKYRSSIAELLEHDFITKYNRDSPIIQREFRHWCKKIKAKSKEDKEIRREITKRALLEKRQMEKSANAVRRTRR from the coding sequence ATGGAATTGTACGCTTCTCCATTTCCAGCAAAATCCCTGCAGCGGAAGAATCTGAAACATTTAACGCTTCGGAATAGCAACTCAATTGAGGTCAACGATGATGCGGCATCCAGTAAACTACCATCGCTCCATAATAGGGGCAGcttgaaagaaaatagaaAGTCGATCCCCTCGTCTGTATCTGGTACATCTTCTGTGAACACGAGTGCTGCACTTATACCGTCACCAGTGGATGAGGCGGGCATCGGACAATTTTCTCGCTTTAATAGAAACTTTAAAAAGAAACTCACTTTGAACATAACAGTACCTGAACCCAATAGTAGTGTTGCTTCCCCAAGTGGTAAattgaacagcaacaattcGAAGACAACTCGTGATAATTGTATTCGTGTAAGCGCCTCGGAGAGAGAGACACTGTTTAACCAGGATTGTCCCTATCAGCTGCAAGATTTGGTCCAGTTGGGCAAGATAGGTGCAGGGAATTCAGGGACCGTTTTGAAGGTGCTACATGTCCCAACGACAAAAGTActctcgaagaaaagtATTGTGattgagaagaacaacgaaGTCATCAAAAATCAGCTGCTGAGTGAGCTGTCCATCATGAAAACTATAAAGCCGCACCCGAATATAGTTAATTTTTATGGCGCGATGATAAACCACACAATAAACGACGAAATTATCATACTAATGGAGTACATGGATTGTAGTTCGTTTGACAAAATCTTATCCGTTTACAAGAGTTTccaatcaagaaaaatggaGAATGGGCTCCAAGAAGGAGTGGAACACAAACAACTCACTTGGTTCAATAACCCTCTGGTATTGTCCAAGATTTCCTTTGGCGTGCTTAGTGGACTCGCATACCTCTACGAAAACTACAAAATTATCCACAGAGACATTAAACCCTCGAATGTGCTGTTGAACAGCAAAGGGTATGTCAAAATTTGCGATTTTGGCGTTTCCAAGAAAATGATAAATTCCATCGCAGACACTTTTGTAGGAACTTCAACGTACATGTCGCCGGAGAGAATACAGGGGAACGTGTACTCCACCAAGGGGGACGTATGGTCTCTTGGACTAATGATCATCGAGCTGGTCACTGGAGAATTTTCACTTGGTGGCCACGATGACACTCCTGACGGAATCTTGGATCTCCTGCAACGAATCGTCAACGAAAAGGCACCAAGTTTACCAATCGAAGAGTTTGACTTTCCGCCAGATCTGGTTAACTTCGTCTCTCGGTGCTGTGTCAAGGATGCAAAATACAGATCTTCGATAGCAGAGCTCCTCGAACACGATTTCATCACAAAATATAATAGGGATTCCCCCATCATTCAAAGGGAATTCAGACACTGGTgcaagaagatcaaagcAAAATCAAAGGAGGATAAGGAGATACGACGCGAAATCACTAAAAGGGCATTACTAGAAAAAAGGCAAATGGAAAAATCGGCAAATGCAGTGAGGAGAACACGGAGGTAG
- the DMO2 gene encoding Dmo2p (similar to Saccharomyces cerevisiae YDL157C; ancestral locus Anc_7.334) gives MNSDNSNIMKVFQPPTESENFESCLGCDIFNSIFLIGSGSYLLTGRPTKRGIKESLSDYALKHPKWWRATIRSVGGLLFGFGLYRGIETYSTWANGGYSEAGGKKLDN, from the coding sequence ATGAACAGTGACAACAGTAATATAATGAAGGTCTTCCAGCCTCCAACGGAGTccgaaaactttgaaagttgtcTTGGTTGCGACATTTTTAACTCAATTTTCCTGATAGGAAGCGGCAGCTATTTATTGACTGGCCGTCCCACCAAAAGAGGCATCAAAGAGTCACTTAGCGATTATGCTTTAAAGCACCCAAAATGGTGGAGAGCAACTATTCGAAGTGTCGGTGGCTTACTGTTTGGATTTGGTCTTTATAGAGGAATCGAAACTTATTCGACATGGGCCAACGGTGGTTATTCTGAGGCTGGCGGTAAGAAACTTGATAACTAA
- the CMR1 gene encoding Cmr1p (similar to Saccharomyces cerevisiae YDL156W; ancestral locus Anc_7.333): protein MSTDESKLTSFQKKRLENIKRNNDLLKKLKLNSIIDLPKAENKLHKPKAAPKKKSVPKRKIEKEPSVPTRRSRRLQGQVAEKVDPNAIDLERPFKDEKKPFEDISIIGDIKLSDLVKDEDRLARLDSLKLSSGDFFNELKELQSQSTVKGADIDEFDSMKMVSSKVIYERVSSLYCHPDKDTNIVVAGDISGNLGIWKADLEQDEVEQTDDVTRFQLFRKNIGRIDCFPTETGKLLATSYDGFVRSVDLNQLESEEILQLKNEYDDALGVSDCQFSYEDPNVLFLVTLSGEFTTIDLREAKNTASVKFRRLADKKIGSMCINPKQPFQIATGSLDRTMRIWDIRKLVDKPEWSQYEDFPSHEVIATYDSRLSVSAVSYSPSDDTLVCNGYDDTIRLFDVSDKSLTEELHPKLTLKHNCQTGRWTSILKARFKPNKNIFAIANMSRAIDIYTSDGTQLAHMNTPTVPAVINWHPSKLWLAGGNSSGKVFLFSDQSCRVKQEVAS, encoded by the coding sequence ATGAGTACAGACGAAAGTAAGCTGACTAGCTTCCAAAAGAAACGTCTAGAGAATATCAAAAGAAATAATGatttgctgaaaaaattgaagctAAATAGTATAATTGACTTGCCCAAGGCAGAAAATAAGTTACACAAACCCAAAGCTgcaccaaaaaagaaaagtgtCCCCAAACGCAAGATTGAGAAAGAACCTAGCGTGCCAACGAGGAGATCGCGTCGTCTACAAGGCCAAGTTGCTGAAAAAGTGGACCCTAATGCAATTGATTTGGAGAGGCCGTTCAAAGACGAGAAAAAGccatttgaagatatcagCATTATAGGTGACATCAAGCTATCCGACTTGGTAAAAGATGAGGATCGCTTGGCAAGGCTGGACAGCTTGAAATTATCCAGTGGGGATTTTTTCAACGAGTTGAAGGAGCTACAGTCGCAATCCACTGTTAAAGGTGCTGATATAGACGAGTTTGATTCTATGAAAATGGTCAGCAGCAAAGTTATCTACGAGAGAGTATCGTCTTTGTATTGTCATCCAGATAAGGACACTAATATAGTGGTCGCTGGGGACATTTCTGGTAATCTGGGTATCTGGAAAGCAGACTTGGAGCAGGACGAAGTGGAACAGACGGACGATGTCACGAGATTCCAGCTATTTCGAAAAAATATCGGGAGAATTGATTGCTTCCCAACTGAAACTGGGAAGTTGTTGGCAACGAGTTATGATGGTTTTGTTCGGTCAGTGGACTTAAACCAACTAGAGAGCGAAGAAATCcttcaattgaagaatGAATACGATGATGCTCTTGGCGTGAGCGATTGTCAGTTCAGTTATGAGGACCCCAATGTATTATTTTTGGTCACTCTCAGCGGGGAGTTTACCACTATCGATCTCAgagaagcaaaaaatacGGCTAGTGTAAAGTTTAGACGGTTAGCCGACAAGAAAATTGGATCGATGTGCATAAACCCAAAGCAACCGTTCCAAATTGCAACAGGTTCCTTGGACAGGACAATGAGAATATGGGACATTAGGAAACTTGTTGACAAGCCCGAATGGTCACAGTATGAAGATTTTCCAAGTCATGAAGTCATTGCGACATACGACTCACGTCTCAGCGTCTCAGCAGTGTCATACTCCCCAAGCGATGACACGCTGGTTTGCAACGGTTACGATGACACCATCCGACTGTTCGACGTCAGTGACAAAAGTCTGACCGAGGAGTTGCACCCGAAGTTAACTTTGAAGCACAACTGTCAAACGGGACGATGGACAAGTATCTTGAAGGCAAGATTCAaaccaaacaaaaacatcTTCGCGATCGCCAACATGAGCAGAGCCATCGACATTTACACGAGTGACGGGACGCAGTTGGCGCATATGAACACGCCGACTGTCCCTGCAGTAATCAATTGGCACCCTTCGAAATTGTGGCTTGCTGGCGGGAACTCCAGCGGTAAAGTGTTCCTTTTCAGCGACCAATCGTGCAGAGTCAAGCAAGAAGTGGCAAGCTGA